The following are encoded in a window of Doryrhamphus excisus isolate RoL2022-K1 chromosome 16, RoL_Dexc_1.0, whole genome shotgun sequence genomic DNA:
- the LOC131104441 gene encoding prostaglandin E synthase 3-like: MHPASAKWYDRRDSVFIEFCVVDSKDVNISFDKNKFIFSCVGGTDNVRHENEIELFEAIDENESKHKRTDRSVMCDLRKAQPGKSWPRLTKDKSQPRWLHVDFNNWKEWEDDSEEEMGNFDQFSDMMNNMGGGDFQPDIDGDEDDDTADSDDEKMPDLE, translated from the exons AT GCATCCAGCAAGTGCCAAGTGGTACGACCGGAGGGACTCTGTTTTTATAGAGTTCTGCGTCGTGGACAGCAAAGATGTAAACATCAGTTTTGATAAAAACAAGTTTATTTTCAG ttgtgtTGGAGGAACTGACAATGTCAGACACGAGAACGAAATAGAACTCTTTGAAGCCATTGATGAAAAT GAATCCAAACACAAGCGCACAGATAGATCAGTGATGTGCGATTTAAGGAAAGCACAGCCAGGGAAGTCATGGCCAAGGCTTACAAAAGACAAGTCTCAG CCGAGGTGGCTCCATGTTGACTTCAACAACTGGAAGGAGTGGGAGGATGACTCAGAAGAGGAAATGGGCAACTTTGATCAATTCTCAGAT ATGATGAATAACATGGGAGGTGGTGATTTTCAACCAGATATAGATGGTGATGAAGAT GATGACACTGCGGACAGTGACGATGAAA AAATGCCCGATTTGGAATAG